From one Streptomyces sp. 846.5 genomic stretch:
- a CDS encoding DUF6879 family protein: protein MVEIIPFADIGHLFEDFQHTAWRLESRRGYASDLTGERLARFLATGGVPADPSHPWQVNIRAQLSQGKTFGRVRVVDDPLTDNQRFLLATALDSPEDIRMLPRTRADQLHLPREDFWLFDSATLVRLVFDEDTDRTLGVVLIEDASEVLRACQVRDAAQHFAVPAREFNTAVPSAM from the coding sequence GTGGTCGAGATCATCCCGTTCGCTGACATCGGCCACCTCTTCGAGGACTTCCAGCACACCGCTTGGAGGCTGGAGAGCAGGCGCGGATACGCGTCGGACCTGACCGGCGAGCGACTCGCGCGGTTCCTGGCGACCGGCGGCGTGCCGGCCGACCCCAGCCACCCATGGCAGGTCAACATCCGCGCCCAGCTCAGCCAAGGGAAGACCTTCGGGCGCGTGCGCGTCGTGGACGACCCGCTGACCGACAATCAGCGCTTCCTGCTGGCCACTGCACTCGACAGCCCGGAGGACATCCGCATGCTCCCGCGCACCCGGGCGGACCAGCTGCACCTACCACGGGAGGACTTCTGGCTGTTCGACTCCGCGACCCTGGTGCGCCTGGTCTTCGATGAGGACACCGACCGCACGCTCGGCGTAGTGCTGATCGAGGACGCCAGTGAGGTACTCCGAGCCTGCCAGGTGCGTGATGCAGCTCAGCACTTCGCAGTCCCTGCCAGGGAGTTCAACACGGCGGTACCGTCAGCCATGTGA
- a CDS encoding response regulator transcription factor, with the protein MRAVIAEDSVLLRVGLVKVLEAVGYEVVAAVGEAEALLAAVAEHSPDVVVTDVRMPPGFTDEGVRAALMIRQQWPSVAVLLLSQYVEERYAADLLVGNVRGVGYLLKERVANVDDFLDALERVAAGGTALDPEVVSQLLLRRQSGPLDSLTPREREVLSLMAEGRSNAAIAQSLVVSESAVAKHINNIFMKLALSPTEGEHRRVMAVLQFLDQRSLDQRSLDQQS; encoded by the coding sequence GTGCGTGCTGTGATCGCCGAGGACTCGGTCCTGCTGCGGGTCGGACTGGTCAAGGTGCTGGAGGCGGTGGGCTACGAGGTGGTGGCCGCCGTCGGAGAGGCCGAGGCGCTGCTGGCCGCGGTGGCGGAGCACAGCCCCGACGTGGTGGTGACCGACGTCCGGATGCCGCCCGGATTCACCGACGAAGGCGTGCGAGCAGCCCTGATGATCCGTCAGCAGTGGCCCTCGGTGGCCGTTCTGCTGCTCTCCCAGTACGTGGAGGAGCGCTACGCCGCCGACCTGCTGGTCGGCAACGTCCGGGGCGTCGGCTATCTGCTGAAGGAGCGGGTGGCCAATGTGGACGACTTCCTGGACGCGCTGGAGCGGGTCGCGGCCGGCGGCACCGCGCTCGACCCCGAGGTCGTCTCGCAGCTGCTGCTGCGCCGGCAGAGCGGCCCGCTGGACTCGCTCACCCCGCGCGAGCGCGAGGTGCTGTCGCTGATGGCGGAGGGCAGGTCGAACGCGGCCATCGCGCAGTCCCTGGTGGTCAGCGAGAGCGCGGTGGCGAAGCACATCAACAACATCTTCATGAAGCTGGCGCTCTCCCCGACCGAGGGGGAGCACCGCCGGGTGATGGCGGTCCTGCAGTTCTTGGATCAACGCAGCTTGGATCAGCGCAGCCTGGACCAGCAGTCATGA
- a CDS encoding NADAR family protein: MFWGHQAQKDGSVGAGALSQWWPSVFEVDGVAYASAEHWMMAGKARLFGDEESVPGILAARTPAEAKKRGRLVRGFDDAAWTAARFELVVDGNVAKFGQDPALREYLLGTRGRVLVEASPVDRVWGIGLAADDERAGNPARWRGLNLLGFALMEARERLAQ, from the coding sequence ATGTTCTGGGGGCATCAGGCGCAGAAGGACGGGTCGGTGGGGGCCGGGGCGCTGAGCCAGTGGTGGCCGTCGGTGTTCGAGGTGGACGGCGTGGCGTATGCCTCGGCGGAGCACTGGATGATGGCCGGCAAGGCACGGCTGTTCGGGGACGAGGAGTCGGTGCCGGGGATCCTGGCCGCGCGGACGCCCGCCGAGGCGAAGAAGCGGGGCCGGCTGGTGCGCGGCTTCGACGATGCGGCCTGGACGGCGGCGCGGTTCGAGCTGGTGGTGGACGGCAATGTGGCCAAGTTCGGGCAGGATCCGGCGCTGCGCGAGTACCTGCTGGGCACGCGCGGGCGGGTGCTGGTCGAGGCCAGCCCGGTGGACCGGGTCTGGGGGATCGGGCTCGCAGCCGACGACGAGCGGGCCGGCAACCCGGCGCGCTGGCGCGGGCTGAACCTGCTGGGCTTTGCGCTGATGGAGGCACGGGAAAGGCTGGCGCAGTGA
- a CDS encoding helix-turn-helix transcriptional regulator, which translates to MTTDFQQARIALGVRLRELRAEGGHTGREFAERMGWPQSKVSKLESGKQTATVADLTAWAEAAGNPSAATELKARLLGAETAYRSWRRQLAGGHRARQDAAIEESQRTSVIRAFESSRIPGLLQTSAYARALLTMAADFADSPRDVEEAVRARMKRQESLYEAGRRFRFVLWEAALYAQVGPPAVMIPQLDRLTGLVGMDSVEIGIIPLATRLKRTPAHGFWIYDERLVIVETINAEMWLDDAADVALYARAWEWLNETAVFDHLAQHLLARARAALEGQ; encoded by the coding sequence GTGACGACCGATTTCCAACAGGCGAGAATCGCCCTCGGCGTCCGGCTCCGCGAGCTGCGCGCCGAGGGCGGCCATACCGGCCGCGAGTTCGCCGAACGGATGGGATGGCCACAGAGCAAGGTCAGCAAGCTGGAGTCCGGCAAGCAGACCGCCACCGTCGCTGACCTCACCGCCTGGGCCGAAGCCGCAGGTAACCCCTCGGCCGCCACCGAGCTGAAGGCTCGGCTCCTTGGCGCAGAGACGGCCTACCGGTCGTGGCGGCGCCAGTTGGCCGGGGGCCACCGAGCACGGCAGGACGCGGCTATTGAAGAGAGCCAGCGGACCAGCGTGATCCGTGCCTTCGAGTCCAGCCGCATCCCCGGCCTGTTGCAGACCAGCGCCTACGCCCGCGCTCTGCTCACCATGGCAGCTGACTTCGCCGACTCGCCCCGTGACGTCGAAGAGGCAGTGCGGGCCCGGATGAAGCGTCAGGAGTCGCTGTACGAGGCCGGCCGCCGCTTCCGGTTCGTGCTCTGGGAGGCCGCGCTGTACGCACAGGTCGGGCCGCCCGCGGTGATGATCCCGCAACTGGACCGGCTCACCGGGCTCGTGGGCATGGACTCGGTGGAGATCGGCATCATCCCGCTCGCAACCCGGTTGAAGCGCACTCCGGCACACGGCTTCTGGATCTATGACGAGCGGCTCGTCATCGTGGAGACGATCAACGCCGAGATGTGGCTCGATGACGCGGCTGACGTGGCGCTGTACGCCAGGGCGTGGGAGTGGCTCAACGAGACAGCTGTCTTTGACCACCTCGCGCAACATCTTCTCGCCCGAGCCAGAGCGGCTCTCGAAGGCCAGTGA
- a CDS encoding DUF4097 family beta strand repeat-containing protein, giving the protein MTDRPSESLKRSLWWVVALLTALAVALTTGLVLVGKLARRDATETRSFSRPISRLRIDAAGGAFEVDGGSTGGRVTVRQDVGWITAKPVVTYSWDQDTLVVSVSCSGGALLGSFNCQADVRLQVPAGIAVDAETGSGAVVVNGVSGAVSLRSHSGPLTLSKVSGPVTLWSGSGPIEADGLRSATVTAHSSSGPQSLNFESAPQWVKAESTSGPIDIALPRNTHYRATASSRSGPPPSVDKGLDDPSSTGTVSATSRSGPVDIAYRSGS; this is encoded by the coding sequence ATGACCGACCGACCGTCGGAGTCGCTGAAGCGGTCGCTGTGGTGGGTGGTCGCGCTGCTCACCGCGCTGGCGGTGGCCTTGACCACCGGGCTGGTGCTGGTCGGCAAACTGGCCCGGCGGGACGCCACGGAGACGCGGTCCTTCAGCCGGCCGATCTCCCGGCTCAGGATCGACGCCGCCGGGGGCGCGTTCGAGGTCGACGGCGGCTCGACCGGCGGCCGGGTGACGGTGCGGCAGGACGTCGGCTGGATCACCGCCAAGCCGGTCGTCACCTACTCCTGGGACCAGGACACCCTGGTGGTGTCGGTCTCCTGCTCGGGTGGCGCCCTGCTGGGATCGTTCAACTGCCAGGCCGATGTGCGGCTGCAGGTTCCGGCGGGCATCGCCGTCGACGCGGAGACGGGTTCGGGCGCCGTCGTCGTCAACGGGGTGTCGGGTGCGGTGAGCCTCCGCTCGCACTCCGGTCCGCTCACCCTCAGCAAGGTCAGCGGACCGGTGACGCTGTGGTCCGGTTCGGGGCCGATCGAGGCCGACGGGCTGCGCTCGGCCACCGTGACCGCCCACAGCTCCTCGGGTCCGCAGTCGCTGAACTTCGAGAGCGCGCCGCAGTGGGTCAAGGCCGAGTCGACCTCGGGCCCGATCGACATCGCCCTGCCCCGGAACACCCACTACCGGGCGACCGCCAGTTCGCGCAGCGGGCCGCCGCCCTCGGTGGACAAGGGCCTGGACGACCCGAGCAGCACCGGCACCGTCAGTGCCACCAGCCGCTCCGGCCCGGTGGACATCGCCTACCGGTCAGGAAGCTGA
- a CDS encoding VOC family protein: MYAFIDRPLDRFEQSCAFWTAVTGTGLSPTRGERGEFVTLLPQRAGGDAYLKLQGVDGVGGAHLDLDVDDYQAFRAGAVASGAVVVDDHGGWVVLRSPGGQLFCVMPWDGGAERPEPDVGVRLDQVAIDLAPSVFDAEVEFWAGLTGWGSYRGALPEFHVVRPPAEAGLPVRILLQRLDEERPTSAHLDLACADVPATTALHVRLGAEEVRRERLWTVMRDPAGGTYCLTSRDPWTGTLPSAS, from the coding sequence ATGTACGCATTCATCGACCGGCCGCTCGACCGCTTCGAGCAGAGCTGCGCCTTCTGGACGGCTGTCACCGGGACCGGCCTGTCACCGACGCGCGGTGAGCGGGGCGAGTTCGTGACGCTGCTGCCACAGCGGGCGGGCGGGGACGCCTATCTGAAGCTGCAGGGCGTCGACGGGGTCGGCGGCGCGCATCTGGATCTGGACGTCGACGACTACCAGGCGTTCCGGGCCGGGGCGGTCGCCTCGGGCGCCGTCGTCGTGGACGACCACGGCGGGTGGGTCGTGCTGCGCTCCCCCGGCGGCCAGCTGTTCTGCGTCATGCCCTGGGACGGCGGGGCCGAACGTCCCGAGCCCGATGTCGGCGTGCGCCTGGACCAGGTGGCGATCGACCTCGCGCCGAGCGTGTTCGACGCCGAGGTGGAGTTCTGGGCCGGGCTGACCGGCTGGGGCTCGTACCGGGGCGCCCTGCCGGAGTTCCACGTGGTGCGGCCCCCGGCGGAGGCCGGGCTCCCGGTGCGGATCCTGCTGCAGCGGCTGGACGAGGAGCGTCCGACCTCGGCCCACCTGGATCTGGCCTGCGCCGACGTCCCGGCGACCACCGCGCTGCATGTGCGGCTCGGGGCCGAGGAGGTCCGTCGGGAACGGCTCTGGACCGTGATGCGGGATCCGGCCGGCGGGACGTACTGCCTGACGTCCCGGGATCCCTGGACCGGCACGCTGCCGTCAGCTTCCTGA